From one Danio rerio strain Tuebingen ecotype United States chromosome 19, GRCz12tu, whole genome shotgun sequence genomic stretch:
- the slc6a19a.1 gene encoding solute carrier family 6 member 19a, tandem duplicate 1, which produces MKLKLPNPGLEQRIPSHSELEKLELQEAGERPKWDNKAQYMLTCVGFCVGLGNVWRFPYLCQSHGGGAFMIPFLILLVLEGVPLLHLEFAIGQRLRSGSVGVWRSISPYLTGVGIASMLASFIVGMYYNTIMAWVMWYLFNSLQEPLPWSQCPVNLNRTGLVSECERSSPVDYFWYRETLNTSTAIEDSGALQWWLVLCLLCAWTFLYICCIRGIETTGKAVYITSTLPYVVLTIFLIRALTLKGSVNGIKFLFTPDVNELMNPSTWLDAGAQVLFSFSLAFGGLISFSSYNSVHNNCEQDAVTISIINGLTSVYSATVIYSIIGFRATENYDICLDSNILSLLNAFDLPEGSITENNYTVALQQLNISRPDIIQELQLKTCDMQTLLSEGVEGTGLAFIVFTEAITKMPVSPLWSVLFFIMLFCLGLSTMFGNIEGVVVPLQDLNLLPKRWPKEVFTGLTCVVSFLTALVFVQSSGNYWLALFDGFAGSIPLLVIALCELIAVVYVYGIDRFNEDIKFMVGHKPNIFWQISWRFLSPVILLVILIFYFITTVSKQLTYNVWDPQSADFPTLKEVDYPNWISVVIFVLAGVPSLCIPGVAIGRALWRCCTRRKHKSISEKQQMSVNTIA; this is translated from the exons atgaAGCTGAAGCTGCCGAACCCGGGTCTGGAGCAGCGGATCCCGTCTCACAGTGAGCTGGAGAAGCTGGAGCTGCAGGAGGCTGGAGAGCGGCCCAAGTGGGACAACAAAGCCCAGTACATGCTCACCTGTGTGGGCTTCTGTGTGGGGCTCGGGAACGTCTGGAGGTTTCCTTACCTGTGCCAGAGCCATGGTGGag GAGCGTTTATGATCCCGTTCCTCATCCTGCTGGTTCTGGAGGGCGTCCCGCTGCTGCATCTGGAGTTCGCCATCGGGCAGAGACTGAGGAGCGGCAGTGTCGGAGTGTGGAGGTCCATCAGCCCCTATCTGACAGGAgtcg gcatCGCCTCTATGCTGGCCTCCTTCATCGTGGGCATGTATTATAACACCATCATGGCGTGGGTGATGTGGTACCTGTTCAACTCTCTGCAGGAGCCGCTGCCCTGGAGCCAGTGCCCCGTCAACCTCAACCGtacag gtctgGTGTCGGAGTGTGAGCGCAGTTCTCCGGTGGATTATTTCTGGTACCGGGAGACTCTGAACACGTCGACTGCTATCGAGGACTCTGGCGCTCTGCAGTGGTGGCTGGTGCTCTGCCTGCTCTGCGCCTGGACCTTCCTCTACATCTGCTGCATCAGGGGCATCGAGACCACCGGCaag GCCGTGTACATCACCTCCACCCTGCCCTATGTAGTGCTCACGATCTTCCTGATCAGAGCTCTGACTCTTAAAGGCTCGGTGAACGGGATCAAGTTCCTCTTCACTCCAGAT GTGAATGAGCTGATGAACCCCTCCACCTGGCTGGATGCAGGAGCTCAGGTGCTCTTCTCCTTCTCGCTGGCCTTTGGAGGGCTGATCTCCTTCTCCAGCTACAACTCTGTGCA CAATAACTGCGAGCAGGACGCCGTCACCATCTCCATCATCAACGGACTGACATCAGTGTACTCCGCCACCGTCATTTACTCCATCATCGGCTTCAGAGCCACGGAGAACTATGACATATGTTTGGACAG taATATTCTGTCTCTGCTGAACGCGTTTGACCTGCCGGAGGGAAGCATCACGGAGAATAACTACACGGTGGCTCTTCAGCAGCTCAACATCAGCAGACCAGACATCATTCAGGAGCTGCAGCTGAAAACCTGCGACATGCAGACGCTGCTGAGTGAG GGTGTTGAGGGAACGGGTCTGGCGTTTATCGTCTTCACTGAGGCCATCACTAAGATGCCGGTGTCTCCTCTGTGGTCGGTGCTGTTCTTCATCATGCTCTTCTGCCTCGGGTTGTCCACCATGTTCGGGAATATTGAGGGTGTTGTGGTGCCGCTGCAGGACCTGAACCTGCTGCCCAAGAGATGGCCTAAAGAAGTGTTCACTG GTCTTACGTGTGTGGTGTCCTTCCTGACGGCGCTGGTGTTTGTCCAGTCCTCTGGTAATTACTGGTTAGCTCTGTTTGATGGCTTTGCCGGCTCCATTCCTCTGCTGGTCATCGCTCTCTGTGAGCTGATCGCTGTGGTTTACGTCTATGGGATTGACAG GTTTAATGAAGATATTAAGTTCATGGTGGGACACAAACCCAACATTTTCTGGCAGATCAGCTGGCGGTTCCTCAGTCCTGTCATCTTACTGGTCATCCTGATTTTCTACTTCATCACGACAGTCAGCAAACAGCTGACCTACAACGTCTGGGACCCTCAATCG GCTGATTTCCCGACTCTTAAAGAGGTGGATTACCCAAACTGGATCAGTGTGGTGATCTTCGTTCTGGCCGGCGTCCCCAGTCTCTGCATCCCCGGAGTGGCCATCGGCCGAGCGCTCTGGAGGTGCTGTACCAGAAGAAAACACAAGAGCATTTCAGAAAAGCAGCAAATGAGTGTCAACACAATCGCATAA